The following is a genomic window from Labeo rohita strain BAU-BD-2019 chromosome 11, IGBB_LRoh.1.0, whole genome shotgun sequence.
AATGGCAGGAAGTGGAAAACCTTCCTGTAAACGAGCTGAAAAGGAAAAAGTCAATGACAAATGAACTGTAAGAATTTACAGTAGGTATTTCACTTCAACGCcaataagaagaaaaataataacaataataataagaactCTTACCATTAACATTAGGAAGGACAGCAACCCTCAAGACCACTGTGAAAATTTTGTCAAGAAATGCCACCTGTTGATTTACAGTAAATTTTATGATGAGTTTCTGAATTATTGCTTTCAGGTtagttttaaacactttttttagtttattcatACCTGGAATGGTCCCACATAGCTTTCTGCTACGctcattttaaatctgtttaagAGAAATGTACAGTTTGTATcaattgtttaatcatttaagAACATAAACTCACATCCTGATGAATATGTATAGACTGTGTTTATGGATCCAAAACTCACTTGTTAAGGGTCACGTTTCCTGCCAGTTTGAGCTCAGTCACATATATGTGAGCACTGACACTGCCTTCCTGTTAGTTGAAGtggaaatatattacaaaacaatTCATATCTCATTTAACGATTAATTTTTGGTTATTCCTCCTCCTGGTGTGACTTACCAGATTGAGGACAAATAGTGGAGATAGTGTGCTGTTAGGCTGAATCGCGTAAGCTGTCACTGTACTGCTGGCCTGAACAGTCATGTTGTTCGGTTCAAATGTAACAAGAGGCTCCTTCACTGTCTCAACTAACAGCTTCACCATCAGATCAGGATACATAGTCTCAATCTGAAATAAAGCATCTTATATTCAGTGTTTGTGGTCCTGTTGTCCTCACAatgatagtaataccagtaaattttgacaagcttttatatcatacaaaatgaagttttttgaaaatctaaaaattccAAAAGTGTTCTGTGAGGAGTAGGGTCCCCATTAAAAAATGGAAATccaattgtgtgtgtgtatgtgtatatatgtttgaATTTAATGACTGAACATTTATGAACATCaatatattttcatactttAGGAATGAACAATCCAAATGTCTTTGTGTTCAGACGAAATGGAGAACCTGAgagaatctgcaaaaaataaatcaattaattaattaattaatgcaattaaataaacatggtACATTTCCAAAGCAGCTGCTCTCAGCCACATTTCTATGAAGAACAAACCATCAGATCATTCTTCATTTAGTTCTGGCAGTTGTAGTTCTGTCATCACAGTACTGTGTATAATGGAAGTTTCAAAGGAGATCCTTAATGATACATGAACATTCTTAAAAGGTCCTGTTTTTTAGACAGAACCAGCATTTGCAACAAGAAATTAAAGATTTTTGCCACCTGTTGGAAAGCTCTTTAAAATTAAACcacttaaacatttaaatgatataaaatgtttCACTATAACCATTAGATGGCGGATAAGGACTGTTCATTGGCTCATTTGCCGTTTTCTACTCATTTGCCATTTCTACTCAATAATATAgttcttttaatttgttttgcttttgtttttatatatttaaagtctcagtgttgccagatcttcatagaaaaaacaacaacaaacaaggaCAAGCACAAAAAACACGGAAACACCcaaatgctgtttgttttataacaccaaaaaaaaaaaaaaaaaaaaaaaacatatatctCATATCTGCAACAGAACACTTTATGATCTAAGACCAAACAATTCTATAGTCTTTGACAATATGCCTAAAAGCGCTTGTAAATACGAAGACATGAAAACACTGCAAGACAGCGCTCTCTAAAGCAGCCTCCTGAGAACAAACAAAACGCAGCATGTCGATCAGCGGTAGTTTAGTTAAAATTGACAGACAAAAAGAGTCTTTGGACAAAAAGAGTCTTTGGCTAAATTCTTATTCACAGCCACAAGATGCCAAAATGTTGCAATGGTTACAAATGCAGGAGTGACTGCTGTTTCGTACACACATggaatgtttgtgtgtgaaaatCAAGGCAATCACGTCCTTACAACAGATTATTGCAGATCTATTagaggagaactccacttccagaacaacaatttataaataatgtactcacacccttgtcttCCATGtctttcttgaggaaaacatttcagcatttttctccatataatggactgatatggtgccccgattttgaacttccaaaatgcagtttaaatgcggcttcaaacgatctcaaatgcagttgtaaatgatcccagctgagaaagaagggtcttatctagtgtaacaattggttattttcataaaaataatacaatttctatactttttaatgccaaacgctcatcttgtcttgactgaactctgtttttgtttcggttcatgacagacttttttttttttttttttttttttttttattctacaaccgcgagtgcagcgtgtttgtagtgtgttagccggttagcttgccattcacttttaatttttctctacgcctttttctacacaagttcatcagacaacagtggtgagttgaaatcattctacatctacggtgagtaatggcttcttctcctttcctggtaacctgcatcacctgtcatatgtatagtttatcaatctctgtcggcagcgagggattcacatgtgataaatgcagggaaatagttaggctgacagagaagatttcagaactagagaaacgcatccaaactttaatcgaggatagtaagaatgtgagggcattagatatggctttggatgcgactatcttaggaagtcccgtacattgttcggttccggtaacttcgcctttgcagcagggcaactgggtgactgtgagacggcatagtcgcgggtcaaaacaccgctcttccgttccgatcagaacatcaaacaggttctccccactcagtgacgcacccactgagaaacctgatcaaagtgctctagttattggcgattctattgtacggaacgtgaaaatagagacaccagccaccatagtccagtgtttaccgggagccagagcgcctgacatcttggcaaatttaaaagtgctggctaatgctaaacgtaaattcagtaagatcgttattcacgtcggcacaaatgatgttcgacttcgccagtcggagatcactaaaaataatgttaaagaggtgtgtgaacttgcaagtatgatgtcagacactgtaatttgctctggccccctccctgcgtatcgtggtgacgagatacatagcagactgtcgtcactaaatggctggatgtctaagtggtgcccgcagaataacataggtttcatagacaattggacaagtttttggggcagacctgacctgttgaaaagagatggtcttcatccctccaggggtggtgctgctcttctctctagtaatatggcatatagtcttagagtttgcacttgactaactggagcccaggtcaggaagcagacagactggctaatccgaccgtctgctagccgcctcacgtcaccaaaatcagttaattctcagcacatagagacccttacacctagatatcatgctatagagactgtgtctgttcccgagctagacaatacaaaagacgtccaaaccaatttaagagtaacaatctaatcaacgttcaacaaataaaaaacttacataatacagagaaacaaatgataaaacttggccttttgaatatcaggtccctctctacaaaagcgctttttgtaaatgatatgatcattgatcataatctagatgtgctatgtttgacagaaacctggctaaaatcagatgattacattatcttaaacgagtctactcctcatgattactgttataaacatgagccacgtctaaaaggtaaagggggaggtgtttctacaatttatagcaatatttttagtgtttcacagagagcggatttcaagtataactcatttgaagtaatggtgcttcatataacattatccagagaaacaattgttaatgataaatcccctatgacgtttgtacttgctactgtatacaggccaccagggcaccatacagattttcttcaagaatttgctgattttatatctgagctggtgttggctacagataaggtcttaatagtaggtgactttaacatccatgttgatattgaaaatgatgcgctggcagctgcatttacagacattctaaattctattggagttagacaacacgtgtcaggtcccactcattgtcgaaatcatactctagacttaatactgtcacatggaattgatgtcaatgccgttgagattctgcagcaaagtgatgatatctctgatcattatctagtctcgtgtatacttcagataactaaaactgtaaattcaactccttattacaagtatggtagaaccatcacttctactacaaaagattgctttctaagtaatcttcctgacttatctgaattcttcagcatgtccaatagctcagaaaaacttgatgaagtaacagaaactattgactctctcttttccaggactctagatacggtcgctcctctgcgcctaaggaagattaaggaaaatagtccgaccccgtggtataacgagcacactcgcgccctaaagagagcagcccggaaaatggagcgcagctggaggaaaacaaaattagaggtttttcgtactgcttggcgggaatgtaccctatcgtacagaaaagcgttaaaatcggccagatctgactacttttcgactcttttagaagaaaacaaacataaccctaggtatttattcaatacagtggctaagttaacaaaaaataaagaaccaacaggcactgactatgcccatcagcatagcagtaatgactttatgaactactttacttctaagatcaatacaattagagacaaaattgtcactatgcagccgtcaattacagtgttgcatcagatagtgcgctatagatctcctggggaacaattcaactcattctctactataggtcaggaagaattgtataaacttgttaaatcatctaaaccaacaacttgtatgctagaccctattccatctaggctactaaaagagatgcttccagatctcatagatcctctgctaaatattattaattcatcactgtcattaggatatgtccccaaaaccttcaaactggctgctattaagcctctaattaaaaaaccacaacttgaccccaacgaattaactaattacagacctatctcgaatctcccatttctgtcaaagatattagaaaaggttgtatcctcacagttatcttccttcctacagaaatatgatatctgtgaggattttcagtcaggttttagaccgtaccatagtactgagactgctcttattagagttacaaatgatctactcttatcatccgatcgtggttgtatctctctgttagtgctactggatcttagtgctgcgtttgatactgttgaccacaacattctcttgaatagacttgagaattatgttggcattagtggtagtgcattggcatggttcaaatcgtatctatctgaccgccatcaattcgtggcagtaaatgatgaggtatcatatcgatctcaagtgcagtatggagtaccacaaggctcagtactagggccgttactctttacgctttacatgttaccctttgggtgatatcatcaggaaatatggtgttagctttcactgctatgctgatgatacccagctctatatttcttcgcggcctggcgaaacgtaccaatttgaaaactaatggattgtgtagttgagttaaaaaattggatgacaagtaatttcttactgctaaattctgaaaaaacagaggtgttagttattgggcctaaaacctcagcgtgtaataacctaaaacactgtctaatacttgatggctgttctgtcaattcttcgtcatcagttaggaacctaggtgtgctatttgatggtaatctttcctttgaaaaccacatctctagtatttgcaaaactgcatttttccatctcaaaaatatatctaaactacgacctatgctatcaatgtcaaatgctgaaacattaattcatgcgtttatgacctcacggttagattattgtaatgctttattgggtggttgttctgctcgcttaataaacaaactccagctggtccaaaatgcagcagctagagttcttactagaaccaaaaagtatgatcatattagcccggttctgtctacactgcactggctccctattaaacatcgtatagattttaaatcttgctaattacttataaagccctgaatggtttagctccccagtacctgagtgagctcttatcgcattatagtccctcacgtcgtccgctgcgttctcaaaactctggcaatttgataataccgagaatatcaaaatcaaccgcgggcggcagatctttttcttatttagcacccaaactctggaacaatctaccctacaatgttcgggacgcagacacactctgtcagtttaaatctagattaaagacccatctctttaaccttgcttacacataacaaatccacattcttataattcaaatccgttaaaggattgttaggctgcactaattaggtcaaccggaaccgggaacacttcccataacacccgatgtactcggtgcatcgtcagaagaatggcatctacgctaatattagtctgtttctctcttattccgaggtcacattaaccaccagatccagtccgtatccagatcagatggtcactgcagtcccccggatccagtccgaacccagcccagacggtggatcagcacctagagacgacctctacagccctgaatgtcagcggagtcccgccttgtcacaattctgtattgttaaaggcggtataaaataaaggtgacttgacctTGAATATCGAAAAACTCCAGTCTCATGTTCtccatcaacttcaaaattgcccaATATCTCTGTtataccttttttgttaagggtgtttgatcttctttgcatgttcactttgtaaagactgtgtcggtacttctgcagcgatgtaggatgattttttaagttgagggagaaaatacgattggagtttttcgacataccctaactgtcttgagccagaatacacagagttcagggagagcaaaaCAAGACGAGTGTCtgagatgaaaaagtatttaaattgtattattttaatgaaaataacagatcgtttcactagataagacccttcttcctcggctgggaccatttacaaccgcatttgggatcgtttgaagccgcatttaaactgctttttggaagttcaaaatcggggcaccatatcagtccattatatgcagaaaaatgctaaaatattttcctaaaaaaatgtaatttctttacgactaaagaaagaaagacatgaacatcttggatgacaagggggtgagtacattatatgtgaatctttgttttggaagtggacttctcctgtgTATGTGGCACAAAGCAACAATATGAAGTAAAACTAAGCAACCATGAGAACAGGAACTACATGCTCTgtaaaaaatttacttttacaacACAATGTTGTAAATGTGTCCTATCGGATATTCCAGTTACACACACCTGCTGCATCAAGCCAACTTGAAAACTTAGGCCAAAATTTGCAAATTGTTTTGgtgtttaaaaaacttaaatcagacttagtgttttttgtttgtttgtttttcttatttgtaAATAGGAAATTCACATTTTAGAAGTGATTACAGTGTTCAGGCTCATTCAGACATgacacttatttttatttttattatgtttgtcCTTGAATTTTATGGTAATGTTTGTGTGTGGAAATCAAGGCAATCACTTCCTTACAATCTTTCAAAAGACAGATTATTGCAcatctattaaaggagaaggtcactttcagaacaacaatttacaaataatttactcacacccttgtcttccaagatgttcatgtcttt
Proteins encoded in this region:
- the LOC127173166 gene encoding bactericidal permeability-increasing protein-like, with product MYPDLMVKLLVETVKEPLVTFEPNNMTVQASSTVTAYAIQPNSTLSPLFVLNLEGSVSAHIYVTELKLAGNVTLNKFKMSVAESYVGPFQVAFLDKIFTVVLRVAVLPNVNARLQEGFPLPAIGKMQLVNSQLQVLKDYLLIGTDVQFNG